Proteins from one Gilliamella sp. ESL0443 genomic window:
- the pheT gene encoding phenylalanine--tRNA ligase subunit beta produces the protein MKFSESWLREWINPEISSEMLADQLTMAGLEVDDVEKVAGDFSGVVVGRVVECKQHPNADKLRVTKVDIGKPELLDIVCGAPNCRQGLTVACATIGAVLPGDFKIKAAKLRGEPSEGMLCSYSELGISEDHSGIIELPDDAPLGKDIREYLNLNDVMIEISVTPNRADCFGIIGVARDISAVNNIPMKQLNIESVPATIADTVSIEINEPKAAPRYLGRVIKNIDVNATTPLWMKEKLRRGGIRSIDAIVDITNYVLLELGHPMHAFDLAQIDSGIIVRYAHQDEKLVLLNGNEVKLNDKTLVIADHQKVLAMAGIMGGEKSGVTTSTKDIFLESAFFAPLAITGKAREYGLHTDASHRYERGVDPYLQLSAMQRATQLIVDICGGDVGPISEITNEKELPSQATIQLRRHKVDQIIGYVIETQKITDILVRLGCEVSYNENVWTVKSPSWRFDLQIEEDLIEEVARIYGYNNIPNVNLKIESVMKPKPENIVPLSRVKNLLVDKGYQEAVTYSFVDPKIQQLLHPEQHHITLPNPISSEMSVMRLSLWSGLLDAVIYNQNRQQSRMRLFETGLRFIPDDSCEFGVRQELMLAGVLTGTLYEEHWSLPKQNIDFYDLKGDLELLFSLLGCNEKIVYQKSELDALHPGQSAAIYLNGELIGNFGVLHPEIEKKLSLNSKTLVFEINLDKINDKRVPVAHELSKYPSNKRDIAVVVSNTIPAADIISECKHAGGEQLVRVNLFDVYQGENIDKDQKSLAISLILQDKSRTLEEEDITNIVSKCVIALQNRFNALLRE, from the coding sequence TGTGGTGCACCAAATTGTCGTCAGGGGTTAACTGTTGCTTGTGCAACAATTGGGGCTGTTCTACCAGGTGATTTTAAAATTAAAGCCGCCAAATTACGTGGTGAACCTTCAGAAGGTATGCTTTGTTCTTACTCTGAATTAGGAATATCTGAAGATCATAGTGGCATTATTGAATTGCCTGATGATGCACCTTTAGGGAAAGATATCCGAGAATATCTAAATCTTAATGATGTTATGATTGAGATTAGTGTTACGCCTAATCGGGCTGATTGTTTTGGTATCATTGGTGTTGCCCGAGATATCTCTGCAGTTAACAATATTCCAATGAAACAACTTAATATTGAAAGTGTTCCAGCAACTATTGCTGATACTGTGTCAATTGAAATAAATGAACCTAAAGCTGCGCCACGTTATCTTGGCCGAGTAATAAAAAATATTGATGTTAATGCAACAACACCACTTTGGATGAAAGAGAAATTACGCCGTGGTGGTATTCGCTCAATTGATGCCATTGTCGATATTACTAATTATGTGTTATTAGAATTAGGTCATCCGATGCATGCATTTGATTTGGCGCAAATCGATTCAGGAATTATTGTTCGTTATGCTCATCAAGATGAAAAACTTGTTTTATTAAACGGGAATGAAGTCAAACTAAACGATAAAACACTTGTTATTGCCGATCATCAAAAAGTATTAGCAATGGCTGGTATTATGGGGGGAGAAAAATCTGGCGTAACAACTTCCACAAAAGATATCTTCCTTGAATCAGCTTTTTTTGCACCATTAGCAATAACTGGTAAAGCTCGTGAATATGGTTTACACACTGATGCTTCTCACCGTTATGAACGTGGTGTTGATCCTTATTTACAATTATCTGCTATGCAAAGAGCAACTCAATTAATTGTTGATATTTGTGGTGGTGATGTAGGTCCAATCTCTGAAATTACAAACGAAAAAGAGCTTCCTTCTCAAGCTACAATTCAACTACGTAGACATAAAGTGGATCAAATTATAGGTTATGTAATTGAAACTCAAAAAATTACAGACATTTTAGTTAGATTGGGCTGTGAAGTTTCTTATAATGAAAATGTTTGGACTGTTAAATCACCAAGTTGGCGATTTGATTTGCAAATCGAAGAGGATTTAATTGAGGAAGTTGCTCGAATTTATGGCTATAACAATATTCCTAATGTGAATCTGAAAATAGAATCTGTAATGAAGCCAAAACCTGAAAATATAGTCCCTTTGTCTAGAGTAAAAAATTTATTAGTAGATAAAGGTTATCAAGAGGCGGTGACTTATAGTTTTGTTGATCCTAAAATTCAACAACTTCTTCACCCAGAGCAGCATCATATTACATTACCTAATCCTATTTCGAGTGAAATGTCTGTTATGCGTTTATCATTATGGTCAGGGTTATTAGATGCTGTAATATATAATCAAAATCGCCAACAATCTCGGATGAGATTATTTGAAACTGGCTTACGTTTTATTCCAGATGATTCATGTGAATTTGGTGTTCGCCAGGAATTGATGCTTGCTGGTGTTCTTACTGGCACTCTTTATGAAGAGCATTGGTCATTACCTAAACAAAATATTGATTTTTATGATTTGAAAGGGGACTTAGAGTTACTATTTTCTCTTTTAGGTTGTAATGAAAAAATTGTATACCAGAAATCAGAGCTTGATGCATTACATCCTGGACAAAGTGCTGCTATTTACTTGAATGGCGAGCTTATTGGTAATTTTGGTGTTTTACATCCAGAAATTGAAAAAAAATTATCTTTAAATAGTAAAACGCTTGTTTTTGAAATAAATTTAGATAAAATTAATGATAAAAGAGTACCAGTTGCTCATGAGTTATCTAAATATCCGTCTAATAAGCGAGATATTGCTGTAGTTGTATCTAACACAATACCAGCAGCAGATATTATTTCTGAGTGTAAACATGCTGGTGGTGAACAACTTGTAAGAGTTAATTTATTTGATGTATATCAAGGTGAAAACATAGATAAAGATCAGAAAAGCCTTGCTATCAGTTTGATTTTACAAGACAAATCACGTACACTAGAAGAAGAAGATATAACAAACATTGTAAGCAAGTGTGTTATTGCTTTACAAAACCGTTTCAATGCCCTATTAAGAGAATAA
- a CDS encoding integration host factor subunit alpha: protein MTLTKADIADRLADKFDIDRQEAKVLVELFFEEIRVALEKGEPVKLSGFGNFAVRDKNSRPGRNPKTGESVDISARRVVTFRPGIKFRERIEKNLTL from the coding sequence ATGACATTAACTAAAGCTGATATTGCAGATCGTCTTGCCGATAAATTTGATATTGATCGTCAAGAAGCTAAAGTCCTAGTTGAACTTTTTTTCGAAGAAATTCGAGTTGCTTTAGAAAAAGGTGAACCTGTTAAACTGTCTGGATTTGGTAATTTCGCTGTTCGTGATAAAAATTCACGACCAGGTCGCAATCCAAAAACAGGCGAAAGTGTTGATATCTCAGCTCGTCGAGTTGTCACATTTAGACCAGGTATTAAATTTAGAGAACGAATTGAGAAAAATTTAACTCTATAG
- the htpX gene encoding protease HtpX: protein MMRVGLFILTNLAVMFVFGIILSICGVDAHSTLGLLIFAAIFGFGGSFISLLLSKRMALSSVGGKIITNPRNAQEQWLLDVVNRQANELKLKTPQVAIYQAEDINAFATGATKNNSLVAVSSGLLSAMTQDEAEAVIGHEMSHVANGDMVTMALLQGVLNTFVIFISRIFASIVTKALEDRSEGLSTFAYYFIVMIFETVFGILASIIAMWFSRYREFHADAGSAKLVGSTKMIAALEKLKLSHEPSEEASILAFCINGEKKARFSQLFLSHPPLDKRIEALRNQSNIL, encoded by the coding sequence ATGATGCGAGTTGGATTATTTATCCTAACTAACTTAGCTGTTATGTTTGTATTTGGTATTATTTTAAGTATTTGTGGCGTTGATGCTCATAGTACATTAGGATTACTTATATTTGCAGCTATATTTGGTTTTGGTGGGTCTTTTATTTCACTTCTTTTATCTAAAAGAATGGCTTTAAGTTCTGTTGGTGGGAAAATAATTACTAATCCTCGCAACGCTCAAGAGCAATGGCTTTTAGATGTAGTTAATCGTCAAGCAAATGAATTGAAATTAAAAACACCACAAGTTGCGATTTATCAAGCAGAAGATATAAATGCTTTTGCAACAGGAGCAACTAAAAATAATTCTCTAGTAGCTGTTAGCTCGGGCCTTTTATCCGCTATGACTCAAGATGAAGCTGAAGCTGTAATTGGACATGAAATGAGTCACGTTGCAAATGGTGATATGGTGACAATGGCACTTTTACAAGGTGTACTTAATACTTTTGTTATTTTCATTTCACGAATTTTTGCTTCAATCGTAACAAAAGCTTTGGAAGATAGAAGTGAAGGATTATCTACTTTTGCTTATTATTTCATCGTAATGATTTTTGAAACTGTATTTGGTATTTTAGCAAGTATCATTGCTATGTGGTTTTCACGTTATCGAGAGTTCCATGCTGATGCAGGCTCAGCGAAATTAGTAGGGTCTACTAAAATGATTGCTGCTTTAGAAAAATTAAAATTGAGTCATGAGCCAAGTGAAGAAGCATCAATTTTGGCATTCTGTATTAATGGTGAGAAGAAAGCAAGATTTTCTCAACTATTCTTATCTCATCCACCTTTAGATAAACGTATTGAAGCATTGCGTAATCAATCTAATATTCTTTAA
- a CDS encoding U32 family peptidase: MYRQQTTKLELLSPAKNIEIAKEAILHGADAIYIGGPQFGARHNAGNSVSDIAKLVEFAHHFYAKVFVTLNTILHDNELEAARQLIWQLYNAGVDALIVQDMGILAMDIPPIDLHASTQMDIRTPEKAKFLSDVGFSQIVLARELNLTEIANIHQQIDANIEFFIHGALCVAFSGQCYISHAQTGRSANRGDCSQACRLPFTLKDEQGRIVAYEKHLLSMKDNNQSDNLIELIQAGVRSFKIEGRYKDLSYVKNITAFYRKKLDNILEKNTDFVAASSGKTEHFFTPDPNRTFHRGSTDYFVRGRQANIGAFDSPKFIGLTIGEIIKITKQSIVIKSEQALTNGDGLNVLIKREIIGFRADKVEKIGNNHYQVFPNEIPKALYSIKLPYQINRNLDHYWQQILLKESSCRRIGVTFRLKNITNGLELIASSEEGSCVKIELKGPFELAKQQDKALNNIRDSLSKLGQTTYYLAELIIDLNQAYFVPNSQLNQLRRDIIDKLTLERLNNYRRNIRKPQVNPIPIYPEQQLSFLANVYNHKAREFYAQHGVKLIESAFEAHEVKDDVPLMTTKHCLRFAFNLCPKQAKGIQGVKTKVTPMKLIQNNNEELILKFNCKACEMQVWGKIKKHILKIPVLGSEVILLTNNN, translated from the coding sequence ATGTATAGGCAACAAACTACTAAATTAGAATTACTTAGCCCCGCAAAAAATATAGAAATTGCAAAAGAAGCTATCTTACATGGAGCTGATGCTATTTATATTGGGGGGCCTCAATTTGGTGCTCGTCATAATGCTGGTAATTCAGTAAGTGATATTGCTAAACTAGTAGAATTTGCTCATCATTTTTACGCTAAGGTTTTTGTAACTTTAAACACAATTCTTCATGACAATGAGCTTGAAGCTGCAAGACAACTAATTTGGCAATTATATAATGCTGGTGTGGATGCTTTGATAGTTCAAGATATGGGAATATTAGCTATGGATATCCCACCAATTGATTTACATGCTAGTACCCAAATGGATATTAGAACGCCAGAAAAAGCTAAATTTCTTTCCGATGTAGGTTTTTCTCAAATAGTTTTAGCGAGAGAATTAAATTTAACCGAAATAGCAAACATACATCAACAAATTGATGCAAATATTGAATTTTTTATTCATGGCGCATTATGTGTTGCATTTTCTGGTCAATGCTATATTTCTCATGCACAAACGGGTCGAAGCGCTAATCGAGGCGACTGTTCTCAAGCTTGTCGATTGCCATTTACATTAAAAGACGAACAAGGTCGCATCGTCGCTTATGAAAAACATCTTTTATCAATGAAGGATAATAATCAGTCTGATAATTTAATAGAGTTGATACAAGCCGGAGTGAGATCTTTCAAGATTGAAGGCAGATACAAAGATTTGAGTTATGTTAAAAATATAACCGCATTTTATCGTAAAAAATTAGATAATATTTTAGAAAAAAACACAGATTTTGTTGCTGCATCGAGTGGCAAAACTGAACACTTTTTTACCCCGGATCCAAATAGAACATTCCACAGAGGATCTACCGATTATTTTGTTCGAGGTAGACAAGCCAATATTGGTGCATTTGATTCACCCAAATTTATTGGCTTAACAATTGGTGAAATTATAAAAATTACTAAACAATCTATCGTAATAAAATCAGAACAAGCGTTAACTAATGGTGATGGATTAAATGTTTTAATCAAAAGGGAAATTATAGGTTTTAGAGCTGATAAAGTAGAAAAAATTGGTAATAATCATTATCAAGTATTTCCTAATGAAATACCTAAAGCATTATATTCTATAAAATTACCTTATCAAATTAATCGCAATTTAGATCATTATTGGCAACAAATTTTATTAAAAGAATCTAGTTGTCGTCGTATCGGTGTAACATTTAGGCTTAAAAATATAACAAACGGTTTGGAGTTAATTGCATCGAGTGAAGAGGGTAGTTGCGTTAAAATTGAATTGAAAGGCCCATTTGAGTTAGCTAAGCAACAGGATAAAGCTCTCAATAATATAAGAGATAGTTTATCTAAGTTAGGTCAGACAACCTATTATTTAGCGGAGTTAATTATAGATTTAAACCAAGCTTATTTTGTTCCCAACAGTCAATTAAATCAGTTAAGACGAGATATTATTGATAAATTAACTCTAGAGCGATTAAATAATTATCGAAGAAATATTCGTAAACCTCAAGTAAATCCAATACCGATATATCCTGAACAACAATTAAGTTTTTTAGCTAATGTTTATAATCACAAAGCTCGTGAATTTTATGCTCAACATGGTGTAAAACTAATCGAGAGTGCATTTGAAGCTCACGAAGTTAAAGATGACGTTCCTTTAATGACTACAAAGCATTGTCTAAGATTTGCATTTAATTTATGTCCAAAACAAGCTAAAGGGATTCAAGGAGTTAAAACTAAAGTAACACCAATGAAATTAATTCAAAATAATAATGAAGAATTAATTTTAAAATTCAACTGTAAAGCTTGTGAAATGCAGGTTTGGGGCAAAATCAAAAAACATATTTTAAAAATCCCAGTGCTTGGTAGTGAAGTTATTTTACTGACAAATAATAATTAA
- a CDS encoding helix-turn-helix domain-containing protein gives MHSIYKTLRSNSYSVPCELCSLGGLCIPMLLNNTLSSVLERKRSYSKGEIIVKAKTPFKKFFIVHSGALKTFVTTSENNEQINGFYLPGDIVGLDAISTKVYNNNIQALSNTLICELHYDELMTLIDTNKNVRDLIFRLLSADIYNYQKLVLCYSQKKSDERLATFIYSLYLRYQQRGHSSLNIKLAMSRAEIANYLGLTIETVSRNLSKLQEQNILIAKGKYIYINNLEALIDLGN, from the coding sequence ATGCATAGTATTTATAAGACATTACGTTCCAATAGTTATTCTGTTCCGTGCGAATTATGCAGTCTCGGTGGGCTCTGTATTCCGATGTTACTCAATAATACATTAAGTAGTGTTTTAGAACGCAAAAGATCTTATTCAAAAGGCGAAATAATAGTTAAAGCAAAAACGCCATTTAAAAAATTCTTCATCGTTCATTCCGGTGCACTTAAAACATTTGTCACGACTTCTGAAAATAATGAACAAATCAATGGATTTTATCTACCTGGAGATATTGTCGGTTTAGACGCCATTTCAACAAAAGTTTATAACAATAACATTCAGGCATTAAGTAACACACTAATCTGTGAACTGCATTATGATGAATTAATGACATTAATTGATACTAATAAAAATGTTAGAGATTTAATCTTTAGATTATTAAGTGCTGACATTTATAATTATCAAAAATTGGTTCTTTGCTATTCTCAGAAAAAATCCGATGAACGCCTTGCCACCTTTATTTATTCTCTTTATCTTCGATATCAGCAAAGAGGACATTCTTCTTTAAATATAAAACTAGCAATGAGCCGTGCTGAAATAGCTAATTATTTAGGATTAACGATTGAAACTGTAAGTCGTAATTTATCAAAATTACAGGAGCAAAATATTTTAATAGCTAAAGGTAAATATATTTATATCAATAATTTGGAAGCTTTAATAGATTTAGGAAATTAA
- a CDS encoding YdgH/BhsA/McbA-like domain containing protein, protein MLSFKKTIIATTVALIPFCSFAAQQLTEEQANSMQSFKSITIRGAFYTDSDYVMAMSKAADNEGAASFYITTTNISPSNDTLRIVYAKLYKADAPKALEQPETLRKFEGVYEYPKSKAIRLEPFNIVRIRGYFPTDYDVNQAIAKEASAQGAYGFYIDSRSELGSNIQVAAYLFKKDAPERKLQPENAIPYDSEAGQLALAKGGEAAMQVEKPGYYSPSAFNEKYYADKFNNKVIDKTTTNSAATNKVTTTSNTETISTVATEPQRVTRYTVTLPDGRKIQELNDATAAKMVAFDTLKFRGYYVTDQEISYQAGKRAIDAGAKYYHIARVAHDSKGPNITVFVDLYK, encoded by the coding sequence ATGTTAAGTTTCAAGAAAACAATTATCGCTACAACTGTTGCGCTTATTCCATTTTGTTCTTTTGCTGCTCAGCAATTAACTGAAGAACAAGCAAACAGCATGCAATCTTTTAAAAGCATTACGATTCGAGGTGCTTTTTATACTGATAGCGATTATGTTATGGCTATGTCAAAGGCTGCAGACAATGAAGGAGCTGCTTCTTTTTACATAACAACAACAAATATCAGCCCTTCTAATGATACTTTGCGTATCGTTTATGCAAAATTATACAAAGCAGACGCACCTAAAGCTTTAGAACAACCAGAAACTTTACGTAAATTTGAAGGTGTTTACGAATATCCAAAATCTAAAGCAATTCGCTTAGAACCATTTAATATTGTGCGTATTCGTGGATACTTTCCGACAGATTATGATGTAAATCAAGCTATTGCTAAAGAAGCATCAGCGCAAGGTGCATATGGCTTTTATATAGATTCACGTTCAGAATTAGGCAGTAATATTCAAGTAGCTGCTTATTTATTTAAAAAAGACGCTCCTGAACGTAAATTACAACCTGAAAATGCTATTCCTTACGATTCTGAAGCAGGTCAATTAGCATTAGCTAAAGGTGGAGAAGCTGCAATGCAGGTTGAAAAACCTGGTTATTACTCCCCTTCTGCATTTAACGAGAAATATTATGCAGATAAATTTAATAATAAAGTAATTGATAAAACTACAACAAATTCTGCTGCAACTAATAAAGTTACAACAACATCAAATACAGAAACAATAAGTACCGTTGCCACTGAACCTCAAAGAGTAACTCGTTACACTGTCACTCTTCCTGATGGGCGAAAAATTCAGGAACTTAACGATGCAACTGCGGCTAAAATGGTTGCCTTTGATACACTGAAATTTAGAGGTTACTACGTTACTGATCAGGAAATTTCATATCAAGCAGGAAAAAGAGCAATAGACGCTGGGGCTAAATATTATCATATTGCTCGAGTTGCTCATGATTCTAAAGGGCCAAACATCACTGTATTTGTAGATCTTTACAAATAA
- the hrpA gene encoding ATP-dependent RNA helicase HrpA: MLIQQQIKFFQSMTFLDQHKIRKLSNKNQNSDTIEEAITQAVEHYNVRLQSLPKHIDFPDNLPVVDKKEAIAEVIKNNQVVIIAGETGSGKTTQIPKICLELGLGVKGFIGHTQPRRLAARSVANRIAEELKTEIGNLVGYKVRFSDHVSETTLVKLMTDGILLAEIQQDKLLLQYDTIIIDEAHERNLNIDFILGYLKQLLPKRPDLKVIITSATIDVERFSNHFNHAPIIEVSGRTYPVEVRYRPTIPNDDYGNEKNTDFQPIIDAIDELSFESNGDILIFLTGEREIRDLADTLRKIELKHTEILPLYARLSASEQNRIFQSHSARRIILATNVAETSLTVPGIKYVIDPGLARISRYSYRTKVQRLPIEPISQASANQRKGRCGRTSDGICIRLYDEQDFLSRPEFTEPEILRTNLASVILQMTSLGLGDIAAFPFVKAPDSRYIRDGIRLLEELGAIYTKHHHYHLTEIGRILSQLPIDPRLARMLVEARRLGCIKEVMIIVSALSIQDPRERPFDKQQASDEKHRRFADKESDFISLINLWNYVTNQQADLSGNQFRRLCKKEYLNYLRIREWQDVYTQIRQTIKQLAFPINSQLADYRSLHTALLSGLLSHVGMKEIEKHEYIGARNIKFAIFPNSAIFKNQPKWCIASELVETSRLWGRTAAKIEADWIEPLAKHLVKYSYSEPRWSKKNGTTLANEKVTLFGLPIVANRIVNYSKIDPVLSRSLFIRNALVEGDWQTNHQFYKQNQKLINEVEDLEHKSRRQDILIDDDDLYNFYDERIDKSVISAKHFDTWWKNKQKIDPDFLNIEKNMLIKQSAQPVKINDYPDFWYQNNLKLPLTYQFDLGNARDGVTISIPLNILNQIKDTGFDWQVPGFRYDLVIALIKSLPKSLRKSLVPAPNYAEAFLSRVNSIEHPLLETLENEFRKMTGIKIQPTDWQLEQVPDYLKMNFSIVDKGREIAFGKDLMMIKEHLKTEVQEALSSLTQKKSVKIEKDNIIDWNFGHLPSIYEEKQNNYTVKAYPAIIDNQNSVSIKLVDSLEEQKRLTKLGIRRLLILNIPSPIKYLHEKLPNKSKLGLYFNSFGTVLNLIDDCIACGIDYLIKKYNQKVKNQEQYQELLGYTKEHINEIVVDIAKQVESILTLHFNINKKLKGRIDLSLAFALSDIKAQLNELVYKGFVAKTGYNKLHDIYRYLTAIEKRIEKLGTNVAKDRQSMNIIEEVKNEYQSWFNSLSENQKSLNDVTNIKWMIEELRVNLFAQQLGTPYPISAKRIKQQIETVSSEL; the protein is encoded by the coding sequence ATGTTAATTCAACAGCAAATTAAATTTTTTCAATCAATGACTTTCTTAGATCAACATAAAATAAGAAAGCTTTCAAACAAAAATCAAAATTCAGATACCATCGAAGAAGCGATTACACAAGCTGTTGAACATTATAATGTTCGATTACAATCGCTACCTAAACATATCGATTTTCCAGATAATTTACCAGTAGTTGATAAAAAAGAGGCGATAGCTGAAGTAATTAAAAATAATCAAGTTGTCATTATTGCCGGTGAAACAGGTTCAGGAAAAACGACACAAATACCTAAAATATGTTTGGAACTAGGCTTAGGTGTTAAAGGTTTTATTGGCCATACCCAACCGAGAAGGTTAGCAGCTCGTTCAGTTGCCAATCGTATTGCTGAGGAATTAAAAACAGAAATAGGCAACTTAGTGGGCTATAAAGTCAGATTTTCTGATCATGTCAGCGAAACTACCTTGGTTAAATTAATGACTGATGGAATTTTACTGGCAGAGATTCAGCAAGATAAATTATTACTTCAATATGATACTATTATTATAGATGAGGCTCATGAACGTAATTTAAATATCGATTTTATTTTGGGATATTTGAAACAATTATTACCTAAACGTCCTGACTTAAAAGTCATCATAACTTCAGCTACAATAGATGTTGAACGTTTTTCAAATCATTTTAATCATGCTCCAATCATTGAAGTTTCAGGTCGTACCTATCCTGTCGAAGTTAGATACCGTCCAACAATTCCTAATGATGATTATGGAAATGAGAAAAATACTGATTTTCAGCCTATTATAGATGCAATCGATGAATTATCTTTTGAAAGTAATGGGGATATTTTGATTTTTCTTACAGGGGAGCGTGAAATACGTGATCTGGCCGATACGCTAAGAAAAATTGAACTGAAACATACTGAGATTTTGCCCTTATATGCTAGATTATCTGCATCTGAACAAAACCGTATCTTTCAATCACACAGTGCTCGAAGAATTATCTTAGCTACAAATGTGGCTGAAACATCCTTGACCGTTCCTGGTATTAAATATGTTATCGATCCTGGCTTAGCAAGAATTAGTCGTTATAGTTATCGGACGAAAGTTCAACGATTACCAATTGAACCCATTTCTCAAGCATCAGCGAATCAACGAAAAGGGCGTTGTGGTAGAACTTCAGATGGTATTTGTATACGTTTATATGATGAACAAGATTTTTTATCCAGACCTGAATTTACTGAGCCTGAAATTCTTCGAACCAATTTAGCATCAGTTATATTACAAATGACTTCATTAGGATTAGGTGATATAGCGGCTTTTCCATTTGTTAAAGCACCTGATTCTAGATATATTCGTGATGGTATACGATTATTAGAAGAATTAGGTGCAATTTATACTAAACATCATCATTATCATTTGACTGAGATAGGACGAATTTTATCTCAATTACCTATTGATCCTAGATTAGCTAGAATGCTAGTTGAAGCTAGACGGTTAGGTTGTATAAAAGAAGTTATGATTATTGTCTCTGCACTATCTATACAAGATCCTCGAGAAAGGCCATTTGACAAACAGCAAGCTTCTGATGAGAAACACCGTAGGTTTGCTGATAAAGAATCTGATTTTATATCACTTATCAATTTATGGAATTATGTAACAAATCAACAAGCAGATTTGTCGGGTAATCAATTTAGACGGTTGTGTAAAAAAGAATATCTTAACTATCTTAGAATTCGAGAATGGCAAGATGTTTATACACAAATTAGACAAACCATTAAACAACTTGCTTTTCCGATTAATAGTCAATTAGCGGATTATCGTTCACTGCATACTGCGTTATTAAGCGGCTTATTGTCACATGTTGGTATGAAAGAAATTGAAAAACATGAATATATCGGTGCTCGTAATATTAAATTTGCTATATTCCCTAATTCAGCCATCTTTAAAAATCAACCAAAATGGTGTATAGCTAGTGAACTTGTTGAGACAAGCCGTCTATGGGGTAGAACGGCTGCTAAAATTGAAGCAGATTGGATTGAACCATTAGCAAAACATCTAGTTAAATATAGTTATAGTGAGCCTAGATGGTCTAAAAAGAATGGGACAACTCTAGCCAATGAAAAAGTAACTTTATTCGGTCTACCAATTGTTGCAAACCGCATAGTTAATTATAGTAAAATTGACCCAGTACTAAGTCGTTCCTTATTTATTCGGAATGCTTTGGTTGAAGGTGATTGGCAAACTAATCACCAGTTTTATAAACAAAATCAGAAATTAATCAATGAAGTTGAGGATCTTGAACATAAATCTCGTCGTCAGGATATTCTGATTGATGATGATGATCTTTATAATTTTTATGATGAACGAATAGACAAATCAGTTATTTCCGCAAAACACTTTGATACGTGGTGGAAAAACAAACAAAAAATAGACCCTGATTTTTTAAATATTGAAAAAAATATGCTGATTAAACAATCAGCTCAGCCTGTAAAAATAAATGATTATCCAGATTTTTGGTATCAGAATAACTTGAAATTACCTTTAACTTATCAATTTGATTTAGGTAATGCACGTGACGGTGTAACAATTTCTATTCCGCTTAATATATTAAATCAAATAAAAGATACAGGATTTGATTGGCAAGTACCTGGATTTCGTTATGATTTAGTTATTGCTTTAATAAAATCATTACCAAAATCTTTACGCAAAAGCTTAGTTCCTGCACCTAACTATGCTGAGGCTTTTTTAAGTAGAGTTAATTCAATTGAACATCCATTACTTGAAACATTAGAAAATGAATTTAGGAAAATGACAGGTATAAAAATTCAGCCAACTGATTGGCAATTAGAACAAGTACCAGATTACTTAAAAATGAATTTTAGTATCGTTGATAAGGGACGAGAAATAGCTTTTGGCAAAGATCTAATGATGATTAAAGAACATCTTAAAACAGAAGTTCAAGAAGCATTATCATCGCTGACTCAAAAAAAATCTGTCAAAATAGAGAAAGATAATATTATTGATTGGAATTTTGGTCACTTACCAAGTATTTATGAAGAAAAACAAAATAATTATACAGTTAAAGCCTATCCAGCCATCATTGATAATCAAAATTCGGTCAGTATTAAACTGGTTGATTCACTTGAGGAACAAAAAAGATTAACCAAGCTCGGGATTAGACGATTGTTGATTTTAAATATTCCATCTCCAATTAAATATTTGCACGAAAAGTTACCAAATAAATCTAAATTAGGCTTATATTTTAATTCATTCGGTACAGTTCTTAACCTTATTGATGACTGCATTGCCTGTGGAATAGACTACTTGATTAAGAAGTACAATCAGAAAGTTAAAAATCAAGAACAATATCAAGAACTGTTAGGTTATACCAAAGAGCATATCAATGAAATTGTAGTGGATATAGCTAAACAAGTGGAATCAATTTTAACTCTCCATTTTAATATTAATAAAAAACTTAAAGGCCGTATCGATTTGTCTTTAGCATTTGCGTTATCTGATATCAAAGCGCAGCTAAATGAGCTAGTTTATAAGGGTTTTGTGGCAAAAACTGGTTATAACAAACTCCATGATATTTATCGCTATTTAACTGCTATAGAAAAACGGATAGAGAAGCTAGGAACTAATGTGGCTAAAGATAGACAATCAATGAATATAATAGAAGAAGTGAAAAACGAATATCAAAGTTGGTTTAATAGTTTGTCAGAAAATCAAAAATCATTGAATGATGTTACGAATATTAAATGGATGATAGAAGAACTTAGAGTTAACTTATTCGCTCAACAACTCGGCACACCGTATCCAATTTCTGCAAAAAGGATAAAACAACAAATAGAAACTGTATCTTCTGAATTATAG